Below is a genomic region from Paenibacillus rhizovicinus.
CGGCGTTATCGTGCCCGAGCTGATCGCGAACAAGAGTCCGCTGCAGAAGGAGCTCGAGCATTTCGTCCGCTGCCTGGAAACGGGCAGCGAATCGTTGATCACCGCCTACGACGGCTTCAAAGCGGTGGAAATCGCGGAAGCGGCGATCGCATCCGCCCGAACCGGCGAAAGCGTGACATTGTCAAGGACAGCGTCCAAGGAGGTGACGCCGTGAAGGTGGCTGTAATCAGTTTCGCCCATATGCATGCTTACAGCTATGCGGAGCATCTGACGGCCTCGCCCGATGCCGAGTTATCCGCCGTGTGGGACGAAGACGAAACCCGCGGCATGGAAGCCGCGTCGCGCTACGGCGTGCCGTATTACAGGGAGCTTGACGAACTGCTGCGGACCGACGCGGCGGCCGTCATCGTCTGTTCGGAGAATGCCAGGCACAAGGAGCATGTGATCGCTGCGGCCGCAGCAGGCAAGCATGTGCTCTGCGAGAAGCCGATCGCGGTCGACCCGGACGACGCGGAAGCGATGATCCGGGCCTGCCGCGACAACGGCGTCATTCTGCAAATCGCATTCCCCGTCCGCTATTCGCCGGTGATCCGGCAAGCGAGGGAGCTGATTCGCAGCGGTCAACTCGGCAGCATCATCGGGGTGAACGCGACGAATCACGGCAAAATGCCCGGCGGCTGGTTCATTGACCCGCAGTTGTCCGGAGGCGGCGCGGCCGTCGACCACATCGTGCACGTGATGGATATTCTGTTCTGGGTGCTGGAGAAGAAGGTGACGCGCGTTCACGCCGAACTGGATACCCGGCTGCATGATATCGAAGTCGAAGACTGCGGCATCGTGCTGCTCGAGATGGAATCTGGCATCATTGCCGCGATCGATCCGAGCTGGTCCAGACCGGCTTCCTATCCGATCTGGGGAGACCTCGTCATCTCGTTCACCGGAACGAAAGGGACGCTGCATCTCGACCTGCACAAGCAAGCGTCCGTCTTCTACAACGACGTCAAGGATAAGACGGAATGGATGCTTTGGACGGATGATCTGGACGAAGGGCTTGTCGGCGATTTTCTCGCTATCGTCCGGGAGGGCAGACCCGCTTCCATCAGCGGAGAGGATGGCCTGGCAACGCTTCGGGTCGTAAGATCGGCCTTGGCCTCGCATCTGTCGGGGCGAGCTATCGAGCTTTGAATATTCCATTCAAGGAGGGCTCAGTATGAAGAGGAACCGTACGGCACTTCTCGTGCTTGTTATTCTGTTCGCGATCGGCGCGGCAGCCTGTTCTTCCGGCGGAGGCAATAACGGAGAGGGATCCAGCGGGGGTTCGAACGGCAAGAAGGTCGATGTGGTCTGGTGGTTTCCGGCGAAGGAACAGGAAGCGGCGATGAAGCAAATCGCGGACAACTTCAACAAGAAGCAGGATAAAATCAACCTCAAGGTACAGTTGAACGCGGGAGCGGATTATTATACGAAGCTGCAAACCACCCTCGCCGCCAAGAACGGACCCGATATCATGTGGATGAACGGTCCGAACTTCCCCAAATTCCAATCCAAGGGATTCCTGCTCAAGTACGATGAATTGATCGAGCGCGACGGCTTCTCCATGGCGGATTTCCCGGATGCGCTGGTGAAATTGTATTCCAAGGACGGCGTTTACGGCATGCCGAAGGACTACGATACGATCGGGCTGTTCTATAACAAGGAGCTGTTCGACAAAGCCGGCGTCCCTTACCCGACCGAGAAATGGACATGGGAAGATCTGCGCAACGCGGCCAAGAAATTGACGATCGGCTCCGGCGACAAGACGACGCAATGGGGCATCGCCGTACCTGCCTCGACGCAGGAAGTCATCTATCCGTTCTTCGTCCAGAACGGCGTCAAGCCGATGAGCGACGATCGGACTTCCCTGCAATACGACAGCCCCGAAGGCATTGAAGCGATCCAATTCCTCTATGATTTGATGTACAAAGACAAATCCTCCCCCGACGGTCAATATATGACCGACAACGACCCGACCCAACTGTTCCAATCCGGCAAGGTCGCGATGATCATGAACGGTTCCTGGATGGCAAAGCCGTACTACGATGTCCTGAAGGATAAGGTGGACGTGCAGTTCATGCCGATCGAGAAGACCAAAGGGAACATCATTCACGGCGTAGCCTGGGTCGCCAACGCCAACACGAAGCATAAGGACGAGACGTGGGAAGTCATTAAATATTTGGGCTCCAAGGAAGTCGCGATGCTGCAGGCGGACAGCGGCACGGTCATTCCCGCTCTGAAAGGCACGCAGGACGCGTGGGTCAAGGCGCTCCCGATGAATTTGAAGATCTTCACGGAGTCCGCCGAATTCGCCACGCCTTATCCGACCGCATTCGATCCGGAATGGGAAACGACGGTCGCGACCCACTTGACCAACATTTGGCTCAATAAAGAGTCTCCGGCAGACGGCATGAAGAAGGTCACCGAGGAAGCGAACGCACTGCTTTCGGCCGCCAAATAAGACCCGGAAAGGGTCCCGGCCGGAAATTCGACCGGGGCCCTTCCGCTTCAATACCGCAATGGAATGCGCGGCGCCGCCCAAGACCAGCGCCGGCATTTCATTTAGCATGGGGAGGGGAACGCGCATGCGGCTAGCGAGTGAAACGAGACTTTCCTTGACCAGGCCTGCCGTCAAGTCCCGGATGCGCTTGAAGGAAATGCTCTGGGGCTATTTCTTTATCGGACCTGTCGTCATCGGGCTGCTGATCTTCACGATCATTCCCATCGTCGCCTCGCTGGTGCTCAGCTTCACGAGCTGGGACGGTTCGAGCGACGTCAAGTTCATCGGCTTTGCCAACTTCGCCGACATGTTCGCCGACAATATCTACCTCAAGTCGCTGCGTGTCACGACGATCTATACGGTCGTAACGGTTCCGTGCACCATTATTTTATCCGTTATTATCGCCGTGCTGCTTAACAGGAAGATGCGAGGGCGGGACGCGTACCGGCTGATCTTCTTTCTTCCCTCCGTCACCATGCCTGTCGCCATAGCGGTCGTCTGGAAATGGATGTATAACGGCAGCAACGGTCTGATCAATTATTTATTGTCGCTCGTCGGCGTCGACGGTCCCAATTGGATTACGGACGAGCGGTTCATTCTGCTGAGCGTCATGATAATCGCTGTCTGGGGCGGAATCGGCTACAACATGATTATTCTGCTGTCCGGCTTGCAGGGAATCCCCGATTCGTATTATGAAGCGGCCGCGATCGACGGCGCCACGGGCTGGAGCCGGTTCATCCACATTACGATGCCGCTGCTGACGCCGGCGATTTTCTTCGTGATGGTGACGAGTCTGATCGGCGCCTTCCAGGTGTTCGACCTCGTCTTCATGCTGACGCCGCCTTCCAACGGGGGGGGAGCCGGAGGCGTGCTCCAGGATGCAACGCGCACGGCGGTTTACTCGATCTACCAGAACGGCTTCACTTGGTTCAAGATCGGTTATGCGTCCGCTCAGGCATGGGTGCTGTTCGTCATTATTTTCCTCATTACGATGGTGCAGATGTATCTGCAGAAAAGGTGGGTTCATTACGAATAAGGGGGGAGCAGGACGTGAATGGCAAACAGGAGACAAGCGTCGCGACGCGTATTTTCATTCATCTAATCTTGATTCTCGGGGCACTGACGATGCTGCTTCCTTTCTGCTGGATGATTACGACCTCGATCAAGACCTATGCGGATTCCGTCCAGATTCCGCCGGTATGGATCCCGACCCATCCGGACTTTTCCTGGTATGGAAAGATATTCGAGCAGGTGCCGTTCGGTAGGTATTATATGAATACGATCATGGTAGCCGTCGGGAGAACCGTTCCGCAGGTGATCTTCTGCTCGATGGCGGCCTACGGTTTCTCCCGTCTGCGGTTTCCGGGGCGAAATGTCATTTTCATCGGCGTTCTCGCCATTCTGATGGTGCCTTCTCAGGTGCTGCTTATTCCGCAGTATTACGAGATGGTCCGTTTCCACTGGGTAGACACGTATCGGGCGCTGATCGTGCCCGGCATCTTCTCCGCTTACGGAACGTTTCTGCTTCGCCAGTTTTTCATGTCGCTGCCGAAGGAATTGGAAGAAGCGGCGATTATCGACGGCTGCAATCCCTGGACGATCTTCTGGCGCATTCTGCTGCCGCTCACCGTACCGGCCCTCTCCGCGCTGACGTTCTTCGCCGTCTTGTGGAGCTGGAACGATTTTATCTGGCCGCTGGTCGTCACGAACGACGATTCGATGAAAGTGCTGTCCGTAGGCATCAACTCCTTGCAGGGGGTCTACGTCTCCAAGCAGCCGCTGCTGATGGCAGGCGCCGCGATGGCGACCGTTCCGCTGCTGATCTTCTTCCTCGTGCTGCAGAAATTCGTCATCAAAGGCATCACGTTCTCGGGAATTAAAGGTTAAGCGACGTGGATGTAGGATGGAAAGCGCGCGAGGCAGCGCGACGCCGGGTTGCAGCATTTTCGACCGTTGCCGGTCAGGTCATTATAAATTTGTGCAGCAAGCAGGAACATCCGGATTTTTGTCAAAAGGTTCTATTCAGAAGGGGCGATACGAATTGGCCAACATTAAAGTGCTGTTCTGGTTCGATGTGGAGGATTACACGACGCCGGAGTCGATGGACGGGTTCCGGGGATTGATCGATCTATGCGATTCGCGGGGAATTCAGGGGATTTTCAAACTGGTCGGCGAGAAGGCCAGAATGATGGTAGAGCTCGGCCGGCAGGACATTATCGAGAAGCTCCGCAATCATGAGGTGGGCTATCATACCGACTATCACAGCGTTCACCCTACCATCAGCGAATACTTGGAGCATATGGGATTCAAGGACGGCGCGGAACGTTTCGACCGTGAGGAATATGCCGGACTGAAGGATGTAGAACGGATCACCGGCATGCCGAACGAGTGCTACGGCCAGCCCGGCGGCGCTTGGGCGCCGCAGGCGTTTCCCGCCATCTTGAAATGGGGCGTTCCCGTCTACCTGGACAATCATGAGCAGGTGACGTTGAACAGCCGTCCTTATTGGTACGGCGGACTGCTCAACTTCATGGAGCTGACGGGATTCATGCGAATGGAGCTCGTCGAAGACGGGCTGGAGACGGCGAAGCAGGAGTTCGATGCGATCTACGAGAAGTTATCCAGTGAGCCCGTCGGATTCGTAAGCATCGTGTACCATCCGAACGAGTTTAACACGCCGCGGTTTTGGGACGACGTGAATTTCGCCAGAGGGAAGAATCCGCCGCGTTCCGAATGGCAGCCGGCCAGCCCGCTCCGGCCGCCGGGGGAAATGGAGAAGTACCTGGCCATGCTGGGAGAGTTCCTCGATTATATCTTGTCCAGGGACAACGTCGAATTCATCACTTCGGCGCAGGCGAGGGAGCTCGAACGGTCCAGCAAGGGCGAGCTATCCGAAGAGCAGGTCCGGAAGCTGGCGGAAGACGTAGACGGCGAGCTGTATTTCAAGGAGATCGACGACTATTCGCTGTCCGCTTCGGATACGCATTCGCTGTTCAGCCGTTATTTGCTGGACCGGCCGCTGGCGCCGGAGCTGATCTACGGCCCGGAAACGGAAGTCGCAAGCGGCGGCAGCCCGGTCGTCACCGTGCGGGCGTTGAAGCAGGCGATCGCCGAGCCGTATCCGGACGTATTCGGTTATAAGCAGCTTCCCGATACGTTCAAGGTCGGAGAAGCGAGCGTCAATCCGGTCGATCTGACGTGCACCTTGGCGAAGGTCATTCGGGACGGGCTGACAGACGAGGATGAAGTGGCCGTCGTCCGCGGCCGCCTTCGGTCGCAGCAGCATGCGAAGGACGACGACTTCTGGGGAAAAGGCTGGATCATCTTCCCGGAGGACTTCCGCGTGCCGAACATCGTGCGGATGTCCAAATTGCAGACGTGGACGCTCAAGCCTGCTTTGTTCTAATCACTATAATCACTATAATCACTATAATCACCTTGATCACCTTCGCCGATCGGATTGCCGGTCCAGGCGAAGGTGTTTGCATGAGGAGCGTGCGTAAGCCTTGACATGGTTGAAGGATTTTCGGTCGTTTTTCAAAATCCGCGGCGCGGCCCCATTAATCGCGGGCATGTTCCTGTACGGGATCGGAAGCGGCATCTTGGCACCGATGAACGCCGTGTACATGCGGGATGGGATCGGTTTGAGCAAGGTGGAGATCGCCTCGATCTTCTCGATCTCGCTGCTGTTCAATTTGGCCGCTACGATCGCGATCGGCTTGATCAGCGACCGCATGGCGAAGAAGAAGAGGCTGACGGTTTATGCGGTGCCGCTGTGCATGGCGGGTTTGCTGCTGTACATGCAGGCAGACGGTTATGCGCTGGCCTTGCTCGGGCTGGTGCTTGCCTCGGCGCCTTCCGGTCTCATCATGGGGCAATTGTTCGCCATGGCTCGCAACCACATGATGCTTCATGCCGCCTCGTTCTTCGAAATGGCGCAAATCTGGCTTCGGGCGACGCTCAGCGTCGGATTCTTCACCGGTCTGCTGGCCGGCGCGAACGTGTATCTCTTCGCGGGGTTCCGGGGCGTTCTCTGGGGGAATTTGCTCGGCTACGCGCTGCTCTTCCTCTGTCTGCTGCTTTACAAAGAGAACGAGGGCAAGGCCGCGAAAAACGTGAGCACGGGCGAACCTTTCTCGCTCGTCATGCTGGCCGCGCTGCTGCTGCTGTGCTGCGCGGATTCGCTGCGCGGACTGTACCTGCCGCTTGTCGTCGTCCAGCTGTTCGAGCGGCCGCAGACGATGTCCTACTTGTGGAGCGTGCAGGCTGTTTTCGAACTGCTGTTCATGACGCTGGCCGGTTATTGGGCGGCCCGGTACGGCAGCAAACGGATTATGATCCTATCGAGCTTCTTCGCGCTCGTCGTCTACGCGACGTATGCGTTCAGTCCGCCGATGGCGGTATTCTTCCTCGTGCAGCCGTTGTATTCGTTCTTTGTTTCCGTGCTGTACGGCGTAGCCATGGGCTATGTGCAGCGCATGTTTCATTCGCGCGTCGGTTTCGGTTCCAGCGTCTACGTGTCTCTGACCCAGACGGCCTCGCTCATCGGCTATCTGCTTCCTTTTCTCGTACCGGGCTACCGGCCGGCGATATTCGCCATTCCCGCGACATTGGTTCTGGCGGCATTGCTTATTATCGGCGCATCGGCGTATTGGACGCGGACGAAGACGAGAGGCCATAAGGTGAATGCAATCGAATACAAGTCCTAGACGCATATCTTCAGAGATTCTTCAATATCATGTAGTGGGTGATGACGATGGAGAAAGCCAAGAACGTTCAAATCCGTCCGCCGCAGACCGAGGAAGATAGGGAATGGTTCCGCAGTTTATGGATAAGCGAGTGGGGCGGCGAAATCATGATCTCGCGGGGCCGCGCATATGGTCCGCAGGACGTGAGCGCTCTCATAGCGTGGGAGGATGGCATGCGAGTGGGAGCAGCTAGCTATCTGCTAGATCGTGACGAATGCGAGTTAACGAGCCTTAATGCGACTGTCATTGGCGCAGGCATCGGAAGCCGGTTGATTGCCGCGGCGGAAGAGGCTGTAAGGCAGGCAGGGGTTCATCGTCTGTGGCTGCTGACGACAAACGATAATATCGATGCGCTACGCTTCTATCAACGACGCGGTTATCGAATAGCGGCCATCTATCCCGATGCCATAGCCGAATCTCGGAAGCTGAAGCCGACGATCCCGCTAGTAGGCTATTATGATATCCCGATTCGGGACGAAATTGTACTGGAGAAACAACTCTAGCCGTTGGCCCAGCTATGCGTGACCGGGGGCAATAATCGTTGTTTCATGAGGGCTGCCATTCCGGCGGTCCTTTATTTGTTTAGCAGGCAAAAAGGCGCGGTTGCAACATTATTGTCAGACTGAAACGTTATAGGGGTACCTGGGGGAAAAAGGGGATGCTGAAATGAAGATTCGGATGATGGTTAGTATCCTTGTATTGGTCGCTGTATTGAGCGGCTGCGCAAGTGGAAGTGACGGGGAAAATAATCGTGAAACAAAGACTGAAGGAATTACTGTAAGAAATACTGCACACAATCATGAAAGTAACGTCACGCTGGAAATGGTTACGCAAGCATTGGAAAACCAAGGTTTGAAATTGCTGCAGCTTACACCGGAGGGCGGCAGTTCATCTTTTGACGTGCTAAATGATGTTCGGGCGACGACATTTGCCATAGATACATACACCATGGACAAATCCGATACGGATGAAGTGGATGGTTCTTTGCATGCGAACGTAGATGTGTACATTTTTGTCTTTGATTCCGTGCAGGCGCGAAATGAGGGTCATCAAGCATTGCAAGACAAAGTAGCTCGCGCTAACTTTGTTATCGTTCCCAGCGTTTACGAGAAAGAAAATATACTCGTCATCTACTTCAAGATTCCAGCTGATAAGGCGGAGTATGATGAAATGATAAAAGGAGCAGTGGGGGCGCTATAGGGTTTTCTCGTCGTGTCCGCTCCTAACAAGCTGTCGCCGTGACAGGATTATAGCGACTAACGTTACGTGAGCGTTATTTTGATGAGTAGGCAAGTGTCACGATATCCGATGCGGGCATAGAATATCGCAATGACATCCTGCATCGGAGGCAACAGCTTATGATAGATGGTTACTGGTATTCACCTGCAGATGGTTGGCAGCAGCGCGGCTTACTTGGAAGCGGTCTCCCGGGCGGTATTTTAGGAAGCATGCTGGGCGGCGGTTTAACTAAAGGAGGTTTGATGGGCAGCATGTTGGGCGGCGGTTTCCCCAAGGGCGGCTTAATGGGCAGCATGCTGGGCGGCGGTTTCCCTAAGGGAGGTTTACTGGGCAGCATGCTGGGCGGCTCCCCCGTAAGCGCCGCTCCCGGAGGCGGCTTCCCCGGAGGCGGCTTCCCCGGAGGCGGCTTCCCCGGAGGCGGCTTCCCCGGAGGCGGTTTCCCTGGAGGCGGCTTCCCCGGAGGCGGCTTCCCCGGAGGCGGCTTCCCCGGAGGCGGCTTCCCCGGAGGCGGCTTCCCCGGAGGCGGCTTCCCCGGAGGCGGCTTCCCCGGAGGCGGTTTTCCCGGAGGCGGCTTCCCCGGAGGCGGCTTCCCCGGAGGCGGTTTCCCCGGAGGCGGTTTCCCCGGAGGCGGCTTCCCCGGAAGTGGCTTCCCCGGAAGTGGCTTCCCCGGAGGCGGCTTCCCCGGAGGCGGCTTCCCCGGAGGCGGTTTCCCCGGAGGCGGTTTCCCCGGAGGCGGCTTTCCCGGTGGCGGCTTTCCCGGAGGAGGCTTCCCCGGAGGAGGCTTTCCCGGTGGCGGTTTCCCCGGCAGTGGATTTCCTCAAAGGAATCCCCGGATAACCGCTTAGATCGAGATCTCTAGAGTGAGGCCCGTCAATTCGACGGGTCTTTGCTGCGTTCACCGATACCGGAGCAAATCTTTTTTGGAATCTTCCCGTGTTCGCGCAACAAATCAGCTATTAGAAGACAATAAATCACAAGGATTTTCTATAGCGCTCGCGATGAGGCAGTTTTTATAATGATAACATGAGCTCGGCCTGCGCTGCTCTACTGTTGATCTCCCCCAGAGCTGCAGTGGCTCTGCGCTGCCCGAGCTCCCAACACGCTCGAGTAACGTTAGATATTGATAGCATAACCATAGTCCACCACGAATAAGGAGGCGAGAGCGATGAGCGAAATGTTCAACGTGCGGCAATACGGAGCAACGGGAGACGGTCGGACGAAAGATACGGAGGCATTGAACAGGGCGATCGCGGCATGCCATGAGCAAGGCGGCGGCACTGTCCGGGTGCCTTCCGGTACGTATGTAACGGGTACGGTCGAGCTGCGCAGCCATATCACGCTGCATCTGGATGCGGGAGCGGTGCTGCTGGGCAGCCCGGACATGGCGGATTACCCGCGCCTTCCACATCGGAGCGAATTCCGGGATCAAGTACTGATCGCCGCGATCGGTGCCGTTAACGTCGCGATCACGGGGCGCGGTACAATCGACGGCAACAGCGACGCGTTCATGCTCGATGGGGAGCCGGATTTGCTGCGCGACTTCAGTGCGGAATATACGAGACAAGGCGACGCCTACCATATCGTGAACGACAATCCGGTGGACGGGCCGGTCAAGCATAAGGAGCGACCGGGCATTCTGGTCTTGTTCCTCCACTGCTCCAACGTGCATGTCTCGGATATCTTGATTCGGAATTCTCCGAACTGGTGCGTGCACGCAGGCCGTTGCGAAGATGTACGCATGACGGGGCTGACCATCAAGAACAGCCTTCTCGTACCGAATGCCGACGGCATCGACGTCAGCCGCAGCCGCAATGTCCGTATCAGCGATTGCCACATCGAAGGGGGAGACGACGGACTCGCGTTCAGCCCTTGCGCGGAGGGCTACGGCGAAAGCCCGAACGAGAATATCGTCGTCGAGAACTGCACGATCACGTCGCGCTCGGTCGGTATCCGAGTAGGCTGGGATGCATATCCGATTCGCAATTTCCTGTTCCACAACATCATTATCCGCGACTCCAATCGCGGAATCGGCTTGTTCATGCGGCAGGGCGCACCGCTCGAAAATATCGTATTCTCCAACATCATCATCGAGACGCGCCTGCATCAAGGGAAGTGGTGGGGCAAAGGCGAGCCGATCCATATTTCCGTCATCCCGCTGCCTGTCCATACCGGTCCGGCGTTTACGGGCAAGCTCGGAAAGATCCGCAACGTCACGTTCAGCGGCATTACGGCTACGGGCGACCAAGGCATCGTCATTGCCGGCCATCCGGACAGCTATATCGAAGGCGTTACGCTGGAGAACGTCAAGCTGACCGTGCGGGAAGGCCCGCTGCAGGAGTCGTTCGGCGGCAACTTCGACTTCCGTCCGGCGATTGACGAGAAGAAGAACGTGTTCGCCCATGACATTCCGGGTTTATATGCCGGCTGCGTAGACGGGCTGACGATTCGCAATTTCGCGATCGACTGGCAGGGCAAGCTGCCGGCTTATATGAAGTACGGCTTGGAAATCGAGCAGTTTAAAGAGTTGACGATCGACGGCTTCGCGGGCAGGCAGCCGCAGCCTTGCGACGTTTCCGAAGGCGCGGCGATCTGCCTGCGCGACGGCGGCAAAGCCAGGGTGCTGCACAGCGTGGCAAAACCAGGCACCGGGATCTTCTTGAAGCTGGAAGGAGAGACGACATGCGGATTGTTCGCGCTCAATGACGTATCGGAAGCGGTAACGCCTGTCGAGCCGCGAACGGACAATCTGCTTCATATGACGGAGTTTGGCGAGTAGGTTCGCCGTCATCATCTTCAAGTCTCCAACAATGCCATGCGCCTAGCAGCAAGCAACAAGCAAGAAGAAAGCCGGTTCCAAAGGCGATTGCGTTCGCCTGCGGAACCGGCTTTCTCTCCATCCATCACGAAAACTTCCTCACACTCGGACACATACGCTTGTCATACTTGCCTACTCGTTACGCGCAGTGCTGTCCTGGATGTTGAGCTTGGGTTTCATGGCAGGTTCGAGGCTGACCGGCCCGCGTTCGATTCGCTGCAGCAGCATATCGACGATCCGGCCGCTGGACCAAGCAATGTCGAAGCTCACATTGGTGAGATTCGGCCGCAGACCGCGGAAGAACTCGGAAGGTCCGAAGCCGATGACGGATAGATCCTGCGGCACTCGGATGCCATGATCGTGAAAATAATTCAACGCCGCGACCGTCGTGATTTCATTGGAAATCATCAGCGCCGTCGGCTTCTCCGTTTGGAATAACCGATGGATGCCGGCATAACTTTCTTCCAGCTGTCCGGGGATGCGAACGATCATTTCTTCCCTAAAGGGAATGTCGTATTCGCTGAGTGCTTTCATGAAGCCTCGAATGCGATCGCCGTTAAAAGAGATGATCTGACCTTTGACGCTGCCGACGATGAAGCGAATATCGGTATGTCCGAGTTCGAGCAAATGATTGGCTGCCGTATAGCCGCCTTCGAAATCATCGGCGGAAGCATAGTAGATATCTGCGGGGTTGTTCGAATATTTCATATTGAATATGTACGGAATGCCGGCTTCTTCCAGCATGGAGGCCAGAGATTCGTTAGCGGAAGGGCTCATAATGATGAAGCCGTCGGCCGCCTGGCTCTTAATGACGTCGAAATACGTTTCGGAATCCGCATCCGCAGAAGTAATAATAAGTATATTGTATCCTTCGTTATGAGCTTTCTCCGTCAACGCTTTGAACTGCGCCTGGAAGCCGGCGTTGTAGATCAGCTCGCTGATATGCTGGGCGCTGACGACAAGCCCGATGATTCGGCTTTTGCCGTATTTGAACATGCGCGCTGCCTTGTTCGGCACGTAGCCGAGGCTTTGGACGGCTTCAAGCACCCGCTGTCTGGTACGCGGCTTGACGAGATTGGAATCGTTCATGACTCTGGATACGGTGGAGGGAGTCACGTTCGCCTGTTTGGCGACATCGTGTATGGTTGGCTTTTTGATATGCGTTCCTCCTTGGGCGATTGTGGCTGCTTATAAACGCGTTAACGATACCATCTATTCGAATTGTAAAGGGCGGCAAGAGAAAATACCAGTCTGCAGGCAAAAATGCGAAGAATGCGGTTGACAGTCAGTCGGAGGTAGGCTATTATTGGCACGAAAAGGCTTACATGCTTAAGGCTTGGGCAGTGAGAGAAGCAGTGTAAGTTTTTTATTTTGACCATTTTGGCAACGTTGCCAAAATAGATTCTAGTCGCTATTCCTGACTATTCCGCAACTATCCAGTATCTCGCCTCTATCCAGTAGCCCGCCTATTGCGGACAATGGTAACCATGTCTTCATCCGCCGCTTAAATGCTTACTTGCAGCCGCATCATGCTGCTGTTCGATTCAAAATGGCAACGATGTCATATATGTTCCTCGCGTTTGCTACCAAAACTATGGAGGTTATCGAAATGATTATTGCACTAGGCTGCGATCATGCCGGATTTCATCTGAAGACGGCGGTTGCCGAACATCTGAAGTCGATCGGCTGCGACGTTGTCGACCATGGCTGCTACAGCGCCGATGCCGTTGATTTTCCCGATATTGCCCGCTTGGTCTGCCATTCGGTTCTGCGCGGGGAAGCGGCACGCGGCATCATGGTTTGCGGAACCGGCGTAGGCGCAAGCATCGCGGCCAACAAGATTCCCGGCATTCGCGCGGCGGTCTGCCACGACTATCACTCGGCGCATCAAAGCGTGGAGCATGACGACGTCAACGTCATGTGCGTCGGCGCGCAGATCGTCGGCGCTTGGCTCGTGAAGGATCTGATATCCTCGTATGTCACGGCGACGTTCAGCACGGAAGAACAATTTCGCAGAAGAGTCGAGAAGCTGGCCGTGTTGGAGCGCGAAGCCGCTTCGATGATAAAGCCCGAGTAGGTAAAACAGGCGCTAGAATGCGCCGCATCATGTTAAGGC
It encodes:
- a CDS encoding Gfo/Idh/MocA family protein, translated to MKVAVISFAHMHAYSYAEHLTASPDAELSAVWDEDETRGMEAASRYGVPYYRELDELLRTDAAAVIVCSENARHKEHVIAAAAAGKHVLCEKPIAVDPDDAEAMIRACRDNGVILQIAFPVRYSPVIRQARELIRSGQLGSIIGVNATNHGKMPGGWFIDPQLSGGGAAVDHIVHVMDILFWVLEKKVTRVHAELDTRLHDIEVEDCGIVLLEMESGIIAAIDPSWSRPASYPIWGDLVISFTGTKGTLHLDLHKQASVFYNDVKDKTEWMLWTDDLDEGLVGDFLAIVREGRPASISGEDGLATLRVVRSALASHLSGRAIEL
- a CDS encoding ABC transporter substrate-binding protein translates to MKRNRTALLVLVILFAIGAAACSSGGGNNGEGSSGGSNGKKVDVVWWFPAKEQEAAMKQIADNFNKKQDKINLKVQLNAGADYYTKLQTTLAAKNGPDIMWMNGPNFPKFQSKGFLLKYDELIERDGFSMADFPDALVKLYSKDGVYGMPKDYDTIGLFYNKELFDKAGVPYPTEKWTWEDLRNAAKKLTIGSGDKTTQWGIAVPASTQEVIYPFFVQNGVKPMSDDRTSLQYDSPEGIEAIQFLYDLMYKDKSSPDGQYMTDNDPTQLFQSGKVAMIMNGSWMAKPYYDVLKDKVDVQFMPIEKTKGNIIHGVAWVANANTKHKDETWEVIKYLGSKEVAMLQADSGTVIPALKGTQDAWVKALPMNLKIFTESAEFATPYPTAFDPEWETTVATHLTNIWLNKESPADGMKKVTEEANALLSAAK
- a CDS encoding carbohydrate ABC transporter permease, coding for MRLASETRLSLTRPAVKSRMRLKEMLWGYFFIGPVVIGLLIFTIIPIVASLVLSFTSWDGSSDVKFIGFANFADMFADNIYLKSLRVTTIYTVVTVPCTIILSVIIAVLLNRKMRGRDAYRLIFFLPSVTMPVAIAVVWKWMYNGSNGLINYLLSLVGVDGPNWITDERFILLSVMIIAVWGGIGYNMIILLSGLQGIPDSYYEAAAIDGATGWSRFIHITMPLLTPAIFFVMVTSLIGAFQVFDLVFMLTPPSNGGGAGGVLQDATRTAVYSIYQNGFTWFKIGYASAQAWVLFVIIFLITMVQMYLQKRWVHYE
- a CDS encoding carbohydrate ABC transporter permease, with amino-acid sequence MLLPFCWMITTSIKTYADSVQIPPVWIPTHPDFSWYGKIFEQVPFGRYYMNTIMVAVGRTVPQVIFCSMAAYGFSRLRFPGRNVIFIGVLAILMVPSQVLLIPQYYEMVRFHWVDTYRALIVPGIFSAYGTFLLRQFFMSLPKELEEAAIIDGCNPWTIFWRILLPLTVPALSALTFFAVLWSWNDFIWPLVVTNDDSMKVLSVGINSLQGVYVSKQPLLMAGAAMATVPLLIFFLVLQKFVIKGITFSGIKG
- a CDS encoding polysaccharide deacetylase family protein produces the protein MANIKVLFWFDVEDYTTPESMDGFRGLIDLCDSRGIQGIFKLVGEKARMMVELGRQDIIEKLRNHEVGYHTDYHSVHPTISEYLEHMGFKDGAERFDREEYAGLKDVERITGMPNECYGQPGGAWAPQAFPAILKWGVPVYLDNHEQVTLNSRPYWYGGLLNFMELTGFMRMELVEDGLETAKQEFDAIYEKLSSEPVGFVSIVYHPNEFNTPRFWDDVNFARGKNPPRSEWQPASPLRPPGEMEKYLAMLGEFLDYILSRDNVEFITSAQARELERSSKGELSEEQVRKLAEDVDGELYFKEIDDYSLSASDTHSLFSRYLLDRPLAPELIYGPETEVASGGSPVVTVRALKQAIAEPYPDVFGYKQLPDTFKVGEASVNPVDLTCTLAKVIRDGLTDEDEVAVVRGRLRSQQHAKDDDFWGKGWIIFPEDFRVPNIVRMSKLQTWTLKPALF
- a CDS encoding MFS transporter, producing MTWLKDFRSFFKIRGAAPLIAGMFLYGIGSGILAPMNAVYMRDGIGLSKVEIASIFSISLLFNLAATIAIGLISDRMAKKKRLTVYAVPLCMAGLLLYMQADGYALALLGLVLASAPSGLIMGQLFAMARNHMMLHAASFFEMAQIWLRATLSVGFFTGLLAGANVYLFAGFRGVLWGNLLGYALLFLCLLLYKENEGKAAKNVSTGEPFSLVMLAALLLLCCADSLRGLYLPLVVVQLFERPQTMSYLWSVQAVFELLFMTLAGYWAARYGSKRIMILSSFFALVVYATYAFSPPMAVFFLVQPLYSFFVSVLYGVAMGYVQRMFHSRVGFGSSVYVSLTQTASLIGYLLPFLVPGYRPAIFAIPATLVLAALLIIGASAYWTRTKTRGHKVNAIEYKS